One segment of Pantoea sp. Lij88 DNA contains the following:
- a CDS encoding UbiX family flavin prenyltransferase translates to MKRLIIGISGASGVIYGVRMLQVLQQVEEVETHLVMSQAARQTLGLESDYSLRDVQALADVVHDVRDIAANISSGSFKTLGMAILPCSMKTLSGIVHSYSDSLLTRAADVVLKEQRKLVLCVRETPLHVGHLRMMTTAAELGAIIMPPVPAFYHRPETIDQLIDQTVNRVIDQFDIELPEDLFARWQGA, encoded by the coding sequence ATGAAACGACTCATCATTGGCATCTCTGGCGCAAGCGGGGTGATCTATGGCGTGCGCATGCTGCAGGTGCTGCAGCAGGTGGAAGAAGTAGAAACGCATCTGGTCATGAGCCAGGCGGCACGTCAGACGCTGGGTCTGGAGAGTGATTATTCGCTGCGTGACGTGCAGGCGCTGGCCGATGTGGTGCATGACGTGCGCGATATTGCAGCTAATATCTCGTCGGGTTCGTTTAAAACGCTGGGCATGGCGATTTTACCCTGCTCAATGAAAACGCTTTCAGGCATCGTTCACAGTTACAGTGACTCATTGCTGACCCGTGCGGCGGATGTCGTGTTAAAAGAGCAGCGTAAACTGGTGTTGTGCGTGCGGGAAACCCCGCTGCATGTCGGCCATCTGCGCATGATGACCACAGCCGCCGAACTGGGGGCGATTATCATGCCGCCTGTACCGGCTTTTTATCACCGGCCTGAAACGATCGATCAGCTGATCGATCAGACCGTCAACCGGGTTATTGACCAGTTTGATATCGAATTACCGGAAGATCTTTTCGCGCGCTGGCAGGGTGCATAA
- the argT gene encoding lysine/arginine/ornithine ABC transporter substrate-binding protein ArgT produces MKKRVLALSLMLGLSSAASVFAAVPGSIRIGTDPTYPPFESKDAQGKLVGFDIDLANEICKRIHTQCTYVESDFDALIPSLKAKKIDAIISSLSITAKRQEEIAFSEKLYAANARLVAPKGSKIQPTIESLKGKNIGLLQGTTQETYANQNWRPKGVNVTPYANQDLVYQDLNAGRIDAAFQDEVQASEGFLKQPVGKNYAFAGPAVKDDKIFGVGTGMGLRKDDSELKAAIDKAFTDMRKDGTYDKIAKKYFDFNVYGD; encoded by the coding sequence ATGAAAAAGCGTGTTCTGGCTCTTTCCCTGATGCTGGGCTTATCCAGTGCTGCCAGCGTCTTCGCGGCAGTGCCGGGTTCAATCCGCATCGGCACAGATCCAACTTACCCACCGTTTGAGTCGAAAGACGCGCAAGGCAAGTTAGTGGGCTTCGATATCGACCTCGCTAACGAAATCTGTAAACGTATTCATACCCAGTGTACCTATGTTGAAAGCGACTTCGATGCGCTGATCCCCTCGCTGAAAGCGAAGAAAATTGATGCCATCATCTCCTCACTTTCCATCACAGCAAAACGTCAGGAAGAGATCGCCTTCTCGGAAAAACTCTACGCCGCTAACGCGCGTTTAGTGGCACCGAAGGGATCGAAAATTCAGCCGACCATCGAGTCGCTGAAAGGCAAAAATATCGGCCTGCTGCAGGGCACCACGCAGGAAACCTATGCCAATCAGAACTGGCGGCCAAAAGGGGTTAACGTCACCCCTTATGCTAACCAGGATCTGGTTTATCAGGATCTGAATGCGGGTCGCATCGATGCAGCCTTCCAGGATGAAGTCCAGGCCAGCGAAGGTTTCCTGAAACAGCCAGTCGGTAAAAACTACGCCTTCGCGGGTCCGGCCGTGAAAGATGACAAGATCTTTGGCGTCGGCACCGGTATGGGACTGCGTAAAGATGACAGCGAACTGAAAGCGGCCATCGACAAAGCCTTCACTGACATGCGTAAAGATGGCACCTACGACAAGATTGCGAAGAAATACTTCGATTTCAATGTGTACGGCGACTAA
- a CDS encoding histidine ABC transporter permease HisQ: MLYGYSDVILRGTLVTLELALTSVVLAVLLGLIGAGAKLSRSRPLAMIFEGYTTLIRGVPDLVLMLLIFYGLQIVLNQITDALGMAQFDIDPMVAGIITLGFIYGAYFTETFRGAFMAVPQGQIEAATAFGFTGAQVFRRILFPAMMRYALPGIGNNWQVILKATALVSLLGLEDVVKATQLAGKSTWQPFYFAIVAGVIYLVFTTLSNGVLWWLNRRYTVGVKRASYD; this comes from the coding sequence ATGCTGTATGGCTATTCTGATGTAATTCTTCGGGGCACGCTGGTGACGCTGGAGCTGGCTCTCACCTCCGTCGTGCTGGCAGTGCTGCTGGGCCTGATTGGCGCAGGCGCGAAACTGTCGCGCAGCCGGCCACTGGCGATGATTTTTGAAGGCTACACCACGCTGATCCGTGGCGTGCCTGACCTCGTACTGATGCTGCTGATCTTCTACGGTCTGCAGATTGTCCTCAACCAGATCACCGATGCGCTGGGCATGGCTCAGTTTGATATCGATCCGATGGTGGCCGGTATCATTACGCTCGGCTTTATCTATGGTGCCTACTTCACTGAAACCTTCCGCGGGGCCTTTATGGCCGTACCGCAGGGGCAAATTGAAGCGGCCACCGCGTTTGGTTTTACCGGCGCGCAGGTGTTCCGCCGCATACTGTTTCCGGCCATGATGCGCTATGCGCTGCCGGGTATCGGCAACAACTGGCAGGTGATCCTGAAAGCCACCGCACTGGTCTCGCTGCTGGGGCTGGAAGATGTGGTAAAGGCGACGCAGCTGGCCGGTAAAAGTACCTGGCAGCCGTTCTACTTCGCCATTGTGGCGGGTGTGATTTATCTGGTGTTTACCACGCTGTCGAACGGCGTGCTGTGGTGGCTGAACCGTCGCTATACGGTCGGTGTGAAGAGGGCGAGTTATGATTGA
- a CDS encoding ABC transporter permease, whose product MIEIIQEYWKSLLWTDGYRFTGVAITLWLLILSVTVGGCLAILLAIARVSPNRFISFPVWLFTYVFRGTPLYVQLLVFYSGMYTLEIVKGTELLNAFFRSGLNCTLLAFTLNTCAYTTEIFAGAIRSVPHGEIEAARAYGFSTFKLYRCIILPSALRTALPAYSNEVILMLHSTALAFTATVPDLLKIARDINSATYQPFTAFGLAAVLYLIISYVLISLFRLAERRWLAHVKPSSSH is encoded by the coding sequence ATGATTGAGATTATTCAGGAATACTGGAAATCGCTGCTCTGGACTGACGGTTACCGTTTTACCGGTGTGGCGATCACCCTGTGGCTGCTGATCCTCTCGGTGACCGTTGGCGGCTGCCTGGCCATCCTGCTGGCGATAGCGCGGGTTTCACCTAACCGGTTTATCAGTTTTCCGGTCTGGCTCTTTACCTATGTGTTTCGCGGTACGCCGCTCTATGTGCAACTGCTGGTGTTCTATTCCGGCATGTATACGCTGGAAATTGTGAAAGGCACTGAACTGCTGAACGCGTTTTTCCGCAGTGGCCTGAACTGTACGCTGCTCGCCTTTACTCTGAACACCTGTGCCTACACCACGGAAATCTTTGCGGGTGCGATTCGCTCGGTGCCACACGGTGAGATTGAGGCGGCGCGGGCCTATGGCTTCTCCACCTTTAAACTCTATCGCTGCATTATTCTGCCCTCGGCGCTGCGGACGGCACTGCCGGCCTACAGCAACGAAGTGATTCTGATGCTGCACTCCACGGCGCTGGCTTTCACCGCCACCGTGCCGGATCTGCTGAAAATCGCGCGGGATATTAACTCGGCGACCTATCAGCCGTTTACCGCCTTTGGCCTTGCGGCTGTGTTGTACCTGATTATCTCTTACGTGTTGATCAGCCTGTTCCGCCTGGCGGAACGTCGCTGGCTGGCCCACGTGAAACCCTCTTCATCGCATTGA
- the hisP gene encoding histidine ABC transporter ATP-binding protein HisP, translating into MADNKLSVTELHKRYGEHEVLKGVSLTAKAGDVISIIGSSGSGKSTFLRCINFLEKPSEGSIVVNNQQITLVRDKDGQLKVADKEQLRALRTSLTMVFQHFNLWSHMTVLENVMEAPIQVLGLSKAEARERAIRYLDKVGIDARAQAKYPVHLSGGQQQRVSIARALAMEPEVLLFDEPTSALDPELVGEVLRIMQKLAEEGKTMVVVTHEMEFARHVSNHVIFLHQGKIEEQGPPADVFGSPKSPRLQQFLKGSLK; encoded by the coding sequence ATGGCTGACAATAAATTAAGCGTCACCGAATTGCATAAACGTTACGGTGAACATGAAGTGCTGAAAGGGGTCTCGTTAACTGCTAAAGCGGGCGATGTGATCAGTATCATTGGATCGTCCGGTTCAGGGAAAAGTACCTTTTTACGCTGCATCAACTTCCTCGAAAAACCGAGCGAAGGCAGCATCGTGGTTAATAACCAGCAAATTACGCTGGTTCGTGACAAAGATGGTCAGCTCAAAGTGGCTGACAAAGAGCAGCTGCGCGCATTGCGTACCAGCCTCACCATGGTGTTCCAGCACTTCAATCTGTGGAGCCACATGACGGTGCTGGAAAACGTGATGGAAGCGCCGATTCAGGTGCTGGGGCTGAGCAAAGCGGAAGCGCGTGAGCGCGCCATTCGCTATCTCGATAAAGTAGGCATTGATGCGCGGGCGCAGGCGAAGTATCCGGTGCACCTTTCTGGTGGTCAGCAGCAGCGTGTGTCGATTGCGCGCGCGCTGGCGATGGAGCCTGAGGTGTTGCTGTTTGATGAACCGACCTCGGCGCTGGATCCGGAGCTGGTAGGCGAGGTGCTGCGCATCATGCAGAAGCTGGCGGAAGAGGGCAAAACCATGGTGGTGGTGACCCACGAGATGGAGTTTGCCCGTCACGTCTCAAATCACGTGATTTTCCTGCATCAGGGCAAAATCGAAGAGCAGGGTCCGCCTGCGGACGTGTTCGGCAGCCCGAAAAGCCCGCGTTTACAGCAGTTCCTCAAGGGATCGCTGAAGTAA
- a CDS encoding sugar-binding transcriptional regulator, giving the protein MSKEEKKQELAARAAWMYYVAGVTQQEIAQALGLSRQVAQRLVSSAREMGMVNVKIDHPVTHCLQLASEIQAKFGLDLCRVVPSASLNDEAIQQMLAVEGAAVMAQFIHEETPQVFGIGSGKTLRSMIDALPWVDRPQHHCVSMIGAIARDDSGTRYDVPLKMAEKMQGKYFFIPAPLYADSPQDKAMWVQHKVYQRVIDRALQADVAFVGIGEVMPGCPLNAEGFITDAQVGALNGRGVVGEMLGHFFNHQGERVWGETDELLTSVRLESQTQRKIIGFAGSERKYPAIRAALQGGWVSGLVTDEDTALKLLQK; this is encoded by the coding sequence ATGAGCAAAGAAGAGAAAAAGCAGGAGCTGGCCGCACGTGCCGCATGGATGTATTACGTCGCAGGCGTGACACAGCAGGAGATAGCGCAGGCACTGGGATTGTCACGACAGGTCGCGCAGCGTCTGGTCTCCAGTGCACGCGAAATGGGCATGGTGAATGTAAAAATTGATCATCCCGTCACTCACTGCCTGCAGCTGGCGAGTGAGATACAGGCGAAATTTGGTCTGGATTTGTGTCGCGTTGTGCCATCGGCCAGTCTGAATGATGAGGCTATTCAACAAATGCTGGCAGTAGAAGGCGCGGCGGTGATGGCACAATTTATTCATGAGGAAACGCCACAGGTGTTCGGTATTGGTTCCGGCAAAACCCTGCGCTCAATGATCGATGCGCTTCCCTGGGTTGATCGTCCCCAGCATCATTGCGTTTCCATGATTGGTGCCATCGCGCGGGATGATTCCGGTACACGCTATGACGTACCGTTGAAAATGGCCGAAAAGATGCAGGGCAAGTATTTCTTCATCCCTGCGCCCTTATACGCCGACTCCCCACAGGATAAAGCGATGTGGGTTCAGCATAAGGTGTACCAGCGTGTCATTGATCGCGCCTTACAGGCGGACGTAGCCTTTGTGGGGATTGGAGAAGTGATGCCGGGCTGTCCGTTGAACGCCGAGGGATTTATCACCGATGCGCAGGTCGGGGCGCTAAATGGGCGCGGCGTGGTGGGCGAAATGCTTGGTCACTTTTTCAATCACCAGGGTGAACGGGTGTGGGGCGAAACGGATGAACTGCTGACCAGCGTACGGCTGGAAAGCCAGACTCAGCGCAAAATTATTGGCTTTGCGGGTAGTGAGCGCAAGTATCCAGCCATCCGTGCCGCATTACAGGGCGGCTGGGTATCGGGACTGGTGACCGATGAGGATACGGCGCTGAAGCTACTGCAGAAGTGA
- the dalD gene encoding D-arabinitol 4-dehydrogenase, with translation MNNQSVWMHIGAGSFHRAHQAWYLHKLREQGDESWSIALGNIRNDAEPLLNQLAAQQGEYVLETVTPEGERDYETITSLRKILPWDSDIRALIEQGARAETRVISFTVTEAGYYLTPAFTLDLTHAEVKADLDGDIRTLYGALSHILTQRVKQGGAPVTLLNCDNLRHNGERFRDAFLAFLMAKGDTGLADWVRTQTRSPNTMVDRITPRPVPEVAERVLAATGKQDGAAVMAESFIQWVIEDDFIAGRPALEKVGAELVESVLPWEEAKIRILNATHAAIAWAGTLIGLNYIDESTRHPAIYQLAYDYVTQDVIPSLSPSPLDLADYRDVVLARFSNPYIKDTNQRVGADGLSKIPGMVTPTLQQCYQRGAQPTATAVIPALFFLFMQRWASDDLPYCYQDGALQADTLREQFASADPLHAFLSDNALFAELASDKAFHELVTRRVAGLLQWLKLPELAAV, from the coding sequence ATGAACAACCAATCAGTGTGGATGCACATCGGCGCGGGATCTTTTCATCGGGCACATCAGGCGTGGTATCTGCATAAACTGCGTGAGCAGGGTGACGAAAGCTGGAGCATCGCGCTCGGCAATATCCGTAATGACGCGGAGCCACTGCTTAATCAGCTCGCGGCACAGCAGGGAGAATATGTGCTGGAAACCGTAACGCCTGAAGGTGAGCGTGACTACGAAACCATCACCTCGCTGCGCAAAATTTTGCCCTGGGACAGTGATATCCGTGCGTTGATTGAGCAGGGAGCCCGTGCGGAAACACGTGTGATTAGCTTTACCGTGACCGAAGCGGGTTACTACCTGACCCCCGCGTTTACACTGGATCTTACTCATGCAGAAGTGAAGGCCGATCTGGATGGCGATATCCGCACCCTCTACGGCGCACTCAGCCATATTCTGACACAGCGAGTTAAGCAAGGCGGTGCGCCTGTTACGCTGCTGAACTGCGACAATCTGCGCCACAATGGCGAACGTTTTCGTGACGCCTTCCTGGCGTTTCTTATGGCCAAAGGCGATACCGGACTGGCCGACTGGGTGCGTACACAAACCCGCTCACCCAATACCATGGTCGATCGCATTACACCGCGTCCTGTGCCGGAAGTGGCAGAACGCGTGCTGGCGGCGACCGGCAAACAGGATGGCGCAGCAGTGATGGCCGAATCTTTTATTCAATGGGTCATTGAGGATGATTTTATTGCCGGGCGCCCGGCGCTGGAAAAGGTGGGTGCTGAACTGGTGGAATCGGTACTGCCGTGGGAAGAGGCGAAAATTCGCATCCTTAACGCGACACATGCTGCGATTGCCTGGGCGGGTACACTGATTGGTCTGAACTATATCGATGAGAGCACCCGCCATCCGGCGATTTATCAACTGGCTTACGACTACGTGACCCAGGATGTTATTCCCTCTCTGTCGCCCAGCCCGCTTGATTTAGCGGATTATCGAGACGTCGTGCTGGCCCGCTTCAGTAACCCTTACATTAAAGACACCAATCAGCGCGTCGGTGCCGATGGTTTGTCCAAAATTCCCGGTATGGTGACGCCAACCCTGCAACAGTGCTACCAGCGCGGTGCGCAGCCCACCGCAACGGCGGTCATTCCGGCTCTGTTCTTCCTGTTTATGCAGCGATGGGCCAGTGACGATTTACCCTATTGCTATCAGGACGGTGCGCTTCAGGCCGATACGCTCCGTGAGCAGTTCGCCAGCGCCGATCCGCTCCATGCGTTCCTGAGTGATAACGCGCTGTTTGCTGAACTGGCGTCTGATAAGGCGTTTCATGAACTGGTGACCCGCCGTGTTGCAGGTTTGCTGCAGTGGCTGAAACTGCCTGAACTGGCGGCGGTGTAA
- the xylB gene encoding xylulokinase, whose translation MYLGIDIGTSELKALIIDRHGEIVASQHATLSVQRPHPHWAEQDPECWWQACSEVLAGLRHQFPLAWAAIRAIGLSGQMHGAVLLDAGGKVLRPCILWNDTRSAPQCERLKKSDPRIMAISGNMIMPGFTLPKLHWIAEQEPEIFSRIDKVLLPKDYLRWRLTGHFVSEPSDAAGTLWLDVSRRDWSDELLAITGLTRSQMPELVEGSAISGRLQPSLASEWGLSAAVTVAGGGGDNAASAVGVGAVNPGDAFISLGTSGVIFVVNDRLQADPQSGVHAFCHALPGRWHQMSVMLSAASCLRWLCNLLSVSESQLMEEMVQISDEQMRSAPVFLPYLSGERTPHNDPDASGSFFHLRHETPRALLGYAVVEGVAFGLADGLKALGDVRHHIQQCSLTGGGARSTLWAQLIADVLQLPIVTHPASASGALGAARLAWLADGGLEHEVCLKPAVQARYLPDETRGAVLQKRHRLFRELYIQQQQVRSLLPA comes from the coding sequence ATGTATCTCGGTATTGATATCGGCACCTCAGAGCTTAAAGCGCTGATCATTGACAGGCACGGTGAGATTGTTGCGTCTCAGCACGCCACGCTGAGCGTGCAGCGTCCCCATCCCCACTGGGCTGAACAGGATCCTGAATGCTGGTGGCAAGCCTGCAGTGAGGTTCTGGCAGGATTGCGTCATCAGTTTCCTCTGGCATGGGCCGCAATTCGCGCAATCGGGTTATCGGGACAGATGCATGGGGCCGTGTTGCTGGATGCCGGGGGCAAGGTGCTGCGTCCCTGTATTCTCTGGAATGACACGCGCAGTGCCCCGCAGTGTGAAAGGCTGAAGAAGAGCGATCCCCGGATAATGGCAATCAGCGGCAATATGATTATGCCCGGCTTCACGTTACCGAAACTGCACTGGATAGCGGAACAGGAGCCAGAAATCTTTAGCCGTATCGATAAGGTCCTGTTGCCGAAAGATTATCTGCGCTGGCGTCTTACCGGACACTTTGTCAGTGAGCCTTCGGATGCTGCCGGAACGCTGTGGCTCGATGTGTCCCGGCGTGACTGGTCGGATGAACTGCTGGCCATCACCGGACTGACGCGAAGCCAGATGCCTGAACTGGTAGAAGGCAGTGCAATAAGTGGACGCCTGCAGCCGTCACTGGCGAGCGAGTGGGGCTTGTCTGCTGCGGTCACTGTCGCGGGCGGCGGTGGTGACAATGCCGCATCGGCAGTGGGTGTGGGCGCGGTGAATCCCGGTGATGCGTTTATCTCACTGGGGACGTCCGGCGTGATCTTTGTCGTAAACGACCGCTTACAGGCTGACCCTCAATCCGGGGTACACGCCTTTTGCCATGCGTTACCGGGCCGCTGGCACCAGATGAGTGTGATGCTCAGCGCCGCCAGTTGTCTGCGCTGGCTGTGCAATCTGCTGTCGGTCAGTGAAAGCCAGCTGATGGAGGAGATGGTACAGATCAGTGATGAGCAAATGCGAAGCGCCCCGGTCTTCCTGCCTTATCTGTCAGGTGAACGCACGCCCCATAACGATCCTGATGCCTCCGGTTCTTTCTTCCATTTACGCCATGAAACACCGCGCGCCCTGTTGGGCTATGCGGTGGTTGAAGGCGTGGCATTTGGGCTGGCGGATGGATTGAAGGCGCTCGGCGATGTCCGGCATCACATTCAGCAGTGCAGCCTGACCGGGGGCGGTGCGCGTAGCACGCTGTGGGCTCAGCTGATTGCCGACGTGCTGCAACTGCCCATCGTTACCCATCCGGCCAGCGCATCTGGCGCGCTGGGCGCTGCACGATTAGCGTGGCTGGCTGATGGCGGCCTTGAGCATGAGGTGTGTCTCAAGCCGGCTGTGCAGGCGCGTTACCTGCCGGATGAGACGCGTGGTGCCGTGCTGCAAAAGCGGCACCGTCTGTTCCGGGAACTCTATATCCAGCAACAACAGGTGCGCAGCTTGCTGCCTGCATAA